CCCTTGATCGACGTGAGCGGGGTCCTCAGCTCATGCGAGACGTTGGCGACGAAATCTTTCCGGACCGTTTCCAAACGGCGGAGGTCCGTGATGTCGTGGAAGACCAGGACAACGCAGGCTTCATGCTCCCGCCGGCCTCCCGCCACCGACACCTCGACCCGAAGCGTCCGCCCGCTGAGCGCAAGGGACAATTCCCCGGTCTGTCCGGTGCGCCGTTCCAGCACCCGCGCCGTCAGGTCGTTCAGATCGGGATGGCGGATCAGTTCCCAATAGGGACGGCCGCGCGCCGGCTGCGAATGGAGCCCGAACATGCGCTCGAGCGCCGGATTGATGAGCAGGACCTGTCCTTTGGAATCCAGGACCATCACCCCTTCGACCATGGCGGTCAACATGGCCAGCAGTTGGGCCCGATCCTCCGAGACTTCGTGAATCTTGGCCTGCAACTGGTCGGTGATCTGGTTCAGGACGTCGCCGAGTTGGCCCACTTCATCCGGCGGGGCCGACCGGATGCGGTGGCCCAACCCACCGGTTGCCAGGTGTTTGGCCAGTTGGGTCATTTCACTCAGGGGACGGGTGAGGCGGCGCGCAATGCCGATGCCCACGCCCATGGCGATCAACAACGCCGTTCCGAACGCCAACAGAAGATCGGTCTGAACAGAGGCGGGGAGGGCGTCGGGCCATCCGCGCCGAACGATGCGGAGAGTCAACCAGGAGGAAAGGGAGAGGCCGATCAGAACCGTCGCGAGAATCCCGAAGGCAACTTTCCATTGAAACGGCAGGTTCATGCCGGAGCGTCGTATTCCTTCAGTTTGTAACCCAGTGATTTGACCGCCACGATGGCGTCATTGAGCAGGGGAATCTTTTGCTTGAGCCGACGGACGTGCACATCAACGGTGCGGGTGGTTCCGTAATAATCGTAGCCCCAGACCGAATTGAGCAGGGTGTCGCGGGTCATGACCCGGCCGACATTGCGCAGCAGATACTCCAGTAACCCGAACTCCTTCGCCGTGAGGACGACTTCACGATCCTGAACCCGCACCTCGTGACGCGACAGATCCATGACCAAATGCCCGTAGGTGTGCACGGAAACCGTCCCCTGTTGTTGGCGGTCCAGGCGGCGAAACAGCGCCTTGACCCGCGCCACGAGGGATTTCGGGCTGAAGGGTTTGGTCACGTAATCGTCTGCGCCCAATTCGAGGCCCA
The DNA window shown above is from Nitrospira tepida and carries:
- the pnpS gene encoding two-component system histidine kinase PnpS, which codes for MNLPFQWKVAFGILATVLIGLSLSSWLTLRIVRRGWPDALPASVQTDLLLAFGTALLIAMGVGIGIARRLTRPLSEMTQLAKHLATGGLGHRIRSAPPDEVGQLGDVLNQITDQLQAKIHEVSEDRAQLLAMLTAMVEGVMVLDSKGQVLLINPALERMFGLHSQPARGRPYWELIRHPDLNDLTARVLERRTGQTGELSLALSGRTLRVEVSVAGGRREHEACVVLVFHDITDLRRLETVRKDFVANVSHELRTPLTSIKGYVEALLDGGKDDPETMAKFLDIILRQSNRLNLILDDLLQLSQIESGVALFKRDLVSPGNVVERSLAIIQPLADKKGHRMHLEVAEGLPGVIGDEDRLVQVLTNLLDNAVKYTPDGGTITVRLQALEPTPGAEVGSIELSVADTGIGIPEGDRPRVFERFYRVDKARSRELGGTGLGLAIVKHIVEQHDGQVWVEGNQPAGSRFVVRLPAARPGQLTAPQTNLANNR
- a CDS encoding response regulator transcription factor, whose amino-acid sequence is MATNKKILIVEDDKDILELVKLYLGKEGFRTATASTGTDALKQVKSDKPDLIVLDLMLPEIDGLEICKRLRGAPDTASIPIIMLTAKAEEADTIVGLELGADDYVTKPFSPKSLVARVKALFRRLDRQQQGTVSVHTYGHLVMDLSRHEVRVQDREVVLTAKEFGLLEYLLRNVGRVMTRDTLLNSVWGYDYYGTTRTVDVHVRRLKQKIPLLNDAIVAVKSLGYKLKEYDAPA